The proteins below come from a single Garra rufa chromosome 3, GarRuf1.0, whole genome shotgun sequence genomic window:
- the slc1a1 gene encoding excitatory amino acid transporter 3, producing MDMLGKKERRGRDVKGLLKRNWILIATITSVILGIGLGVLVRDYTSLSKLDKQYFGFPGDILMRMLKLVILPLIISSMITGVAALDSEVSGRIGLRAVVYYLSTTIIAVILGIVLVTTIKPGGSQSADSIERAGSTPNVTTVDTLLDLIRNMFPENLVQACFQQYKTQRKEIEPSKTSISTSNTTTFPPLTTIISTVAQNLTKDYKIVGSYSDGINVLGLIVFCVTFGLVIGKMGERGRILLEFFDALNEATMRIVQIIMCYMPIGILFLIAAKIIEVDDWEIFRKMGMYMVTVLSGLAIHSMVFLPLIYFVIVRKNPFSFTLGMAQALLTALMISSSSATLPVTFRCAEENNRIDKRITRFVLPVGATINMDGTALYEAVASIFIAQLNNLDLDIGQIVTISITATVASIGAAGVPNAGLVTMVIVLTAVGLPASDVTLIVAVDWLLDRFRTMVNVLGDAYGAGIVQKLSKRELERMDLTSDVDAANPFALETTLDDDECEKKSYVNGGFTIDKSDAISFTETSQF from the exons ATGGATATGCTGGGGAAGAAAGAGCGGAGAGGCAGGGATGTGAAGGGCTTGTTGAAGAGGAACTGGATTCTCATTGCAACCATCACCTCGGTGATCCTGG GGATCGGGCTGGGAGTGCTGGTGCGGGACTACACCTCTCTGTCTAAACTGGACAAGCAGTACTTTGGCTTTCCAGGAGATATCCTGATGAGAATGCTAAAGCTGGTCATCCTGCCTCTCATCATCTCCAGCATGATAACAG GAGTGGCAGCACTGGACTCTGAAGTGTCGGGCAGGATCGGTCTTCGTGCCGTGGTTTATTACCTCTCCACTACCATCATTGCTGTCATTCTTG GAATTGTTCTTGTGACGACAATTAAACCTGGGGGCTCTCAGAGTGCTGATAGTATCGAGAGAGCAGGAAGCACTCCAAATGTAACCACTGTTGACACCCTGCTGGACCTTATTAG GAATATGTTTCCTGAAAATCTTGTGCAAGCCTGTTTTCAACAG TATAAGACGCAGCGCAAAGAGATTGAACCATCGAAAACCAGCATTAGCACAAGTAATACGACTACATTCCCTCCGCTCACCACCATTATTTCAACAGTTGCACAG AATTTGACCAAAGACTACAAGATCGTGGGCTCATATTCAGATGGCATTAATGTTCTTGGTCTGATCGTGTTCTGTGTGACTTTCGGCCTGGTCATCGGCAAGATGGGGGAAAGGGGCAGAATCCTGCTTGAGTTCTTCGATGCTCTGAATGAGGCCACCATGAGAATCGTTCAGATAATTATGTG TTACATGCCCATCGGCATCTTGTTCCTAATCGCTGCCAAGATCATCGAGGTGGACGACTGGGAAATCTTCAGGAAGATGGGCATGTACATGGTGACGGTGCTCAGCGG ACTAGCCATCCATTCCATGGTATTCCTCCCACTGATATACTTTGTGATTGTGAGAAAGAATCCATTCTCCTTCACTCTGGGAATGGCACAGGCTTTGCTAACAGCTCTCATGATTTCCTCAAG CTCAGCCACTCTGCCGGTCACGTTCCGATGCGCAGAGGAGAACAACAGGATCGACAAGAGAATCACTCGCTTCGTCCTTCCAGTCGGTGCGACTATCAATATGGACGGCACTGCGCTGTATGAAGCCGTTGCTTCTATATTCATAGCCCAGTTGAACAACCTCGACCTGGACATTGGCCAGATTGTTACCATTAG TATCACGGCAACAGTCGCCAGCATCGGTGCAGCAGGTGTTCCAAATGCTGGACTGGTAACCATGGTGATAGTCCTCACAGCAGTGGGCCTTCCTGCCAGTGATGTCACCCTCATCGTCGCTGTTGATTGGCTGCT CGATCGCTTCCGTACCATGGTCAACGTTCTGGGAGATGCCTACGGCGCTGGAATAGTCCAAAAGCTGTCAAAGCGAGAACTAGAGAGGATGGACCTGACTTCAGACGTGGACGCGGCCAACCCCTTCGCCCTAGAGACCACGCTGGATGACGACGAGTGCGAGAAGAAATCCTACGTGAACGGTGGATTCACCATCGACAAAAGCGACGCCATTTCCTTCACCGAGACCTCGCAGTTCTAA